A region from the Lolium perenne isolate Kyuss_39 chromosome 4, Kyuss_2.0, whole genome shotgun sequence genome encodes:
- the LOC139830780 gene encoding uncharacterized protein, whose protein sequence is MERLLGVEHVLDTTSASLKRYLDAMFVKHNLSMSSLRGQGYDGASNMRGELHGLKTLVLADNPYAFYVHCFAHQLQLVVVAVVKGVLPVGQFFGYLNKIVSMVSASCRKKDALLQLQHDRLVAQLESGEISSGRGQNQETSLTRPGDTRWGSHHKTLVRIQVMWDDVVKALCSVSHDGTDAEEKGVASGYIIYMETFEFVIILHLMIRLLGITNGLSNALQAKDQNIVSAMNMIVSVKSALQKLRDDGWEPLLLAVTNFCGARNIMVPNMDDNIAARGYPRSSRKMVTCLHHYKVQIFIEVLDKNIVEMNHRFSETSTRLLLCTSCLDPRDSFNSFDNDMLVELATIYSADFSSHDCCLLVDELNIYVDVMKRTPKFSACDNLSDLALKLVQKRYHLTFPLVYRLITLALTLPVATASVERVFSAMKIIKSGLRNKIGDDWLNDLMICYVEKEIFAQIDDKKIMLRFHAYSNRRGHLPCGFRLPSMDST, encoded by the exons ATGGAAAGATTGCTTGGTGTTGAGCATGTCCTTGATACTACATCGGCTTCTTTGAAAAGATATCTTGATGCTATGTTTGTGAAACATAATTTGTCCATGTCTAGCTTAAGAGGTCAAGGATATGATGGTGCCTCTAATATGCGTGGGGAGCTACATGGTTTAAAAACATTGGTATTGGCCGACAACCCTTATGCTTTTTATGTGCATTGTTTTGCCCACCAACTACAATTGGTGGTTGTGGCGGTTGTGAAAGGGGTTCTTCCGGTTGGTCAGTTCTTTGGTTACTTAAACAAGATTGTTAGTATG GTGAGTGCCTCTTGTAGGAAAAAGGATGCATTGTTGCAATTGCAGCATGACCGTTTGGTAGCACAGCTAGAGAGTGGGGAGATCTCATCGGGAAGAGGCCAAAATCAAGAGACAAGTTTAACAAGACCAGGTGATACTCGTTGGGGATCACACCATAAAACTCTAGTTCGGATTCAAGTAATGTGGGATGATGTGGTTAAAGCACTATGCAGTGTTTCTCATGATGGGACAGATGCCGAGGAGAAAGGTGTGGCTTCAGGTTATATCATATACATGGAAACCTTTGAATTTGTTATTATCTTGCATTTGATGATTCGATTGCTTGGTATAACAAATGGTTTGTCAAATGCATTGCAAGCCAAGGATCAGAACATAGTGAGTGCTATGAATATGATTGTCTCAGTGAAAAGTGCATTGCAAAAATTGAGAGATGATGGATGGGAGCCTCTATTGCTTGCTGTTACTAACTTTTGTGGTGCACGCAACATTATGGTACCGAATATGGATGATAACATTGCAGCTAGGGGTTACCCAAGGAGCTCACgcaagatggttacttgcttgcATCATTACAAGGTACAAATCTTTATTGAGGTGCTTGACAAAAACATAGTTGAGATGAATCACAGATTTTCTGAAACTTCTACACGCCTATTATTGTGCACTTCATGCCTTGATCCTAGAGACTCATTCAACAGTTTTGACAATGATATGCTAGTTGAGCTTGCTACCATATACTCTGCTGATTTCTCTTCACATGATTGTTGTCTATTGGTTGATGAACTAAACATATATGTTGATGTCATGAAGAGAACTCCTAAGTTCAGTGCTTGTGATAATTTGAGTGATCTTGCTCTCAAGTTGGTTCAGAAAAGATATCATTTGACATTTCCATTGGTCTACCGCCTTATTACACTAGCTTTGACATTGCCTGTGGCAACAGCATCAGTAGAGAGGGTTTTCTCGGCCATGAAGATTATAAAATCAGGTCTTCGAAACAAGATAGGGGATGATTGGCTCAATGATTTGATGATTTGCTATGTTGAGAAAGAGATATTTGCACAAATTGATGACAAGAAGATTATGCTTCGTTTTCATGCCTACAGTAACCGTAGAGGTCATCTTCCTTGTGGATTTCGACTTCCTAGCATGGATTCAACTTAA